A window of the Terriglobia bacterium genome harbors these coding sequences:
- a CDS encoding Spy/CpxP family protein refolding chaperone, producing MKKCAITAAIVVAVLGAALAVHAEARFRHASQSWGGPPMAGRFLQHMSDVLDLTDAQQAQIKDMWKAEKPTIMPLVKQLADNHKQMMAVTAGGKFDQAQVQAIANQQAQTLAQLIVEKQKLQSKVYAMLTADQQAKMDRLQQRHAARMERWINGRGPKAQDSKAQQ from the coding sequence ATGAAGAAGTGCGCGATCACAGCAGCAATCGTCGTCGCGGTGCTCGGCGCCGCGCTGGCGGTACACGCGGAAGCGAGATTCCGGCATGCCAGCCAATCGTGGGGCGGACCCCCGATGGCCGGACGGTTCCTGCAACACATGTCCGACGTCCTCGACCTGACGGATGCGCAGCAGGCGCAGATCAAGGACATGTGGAAGGCGGAGAAGCCCACGATCATGCCCCTGGTCAAGCAGCTCGCGGATAACCACAAGCAGATGATGGCGGTGACGGCCGGTGGCAAGTTCGACCAGGCGCAGGTGCAAGCCATCGCCAACCAGCAGGCCCAGACACTCGCGCAGCTCATCGTCGAGAAGCAGAAGCTGCAGTCGAAGGTTTACGCGATGTTGACAGCAGACCAGCAGGCCAAGATGGACCGTCTCCAGCAGCGCCATGCGGCGCGCATGGAGCGGTGGATCAACGGCCGGGGCCCGAAGGCACAGGATTCGAAGGCGCAACAGTAG